In the Podospora pseudocomata strain CBS 415.72m chromosome 5, whole genome shotgun sequence genome, one interval contains:
- a CDS encoding hypothetical protein (COG:L; EggNog:ENOG503PBQJ), translated as MDKPPPRPLLPAPPPSESRAGLKTPPTGTPLPPRRSASIAACELCREKKAKCDSRRPTCGRCLSNGVQCTYTTKVNETLTQADKREKARYKKERDDLLHLLTSIRDKPQREAENIFARLRVFNDPFEVCQSLRDAELLPFVSSSPAKLPSPSDANEIIDIHVPARPWTTLVNDAVVSRLMSRFFSPSSQLFPAIDRDVFVSDMQAKNLTTSKLCSPLLANAVCAMPCFELTSSTGLVELFLSQAKSILEREHGRPSLPTVLALYLLYLISALLGRDRAGLHFRRTSLDMLEYLDLESRIKYLRDDVPDQALERRVLSKALWGIFVAERLFELDTPIQTSLCADNARNAAMADADGDVNGRLTDALCSLAEIQYTIAMHEAEQNTGVGSGEDIRIRQSILLRWRVLCDLFSNQLQAETNSSLSSCYVR; from the exons ATGGACAAGCCACCGCCGCGACCTCTCCTTCCAGCGCCCCCACCGTCCGAATCACGCGCCGGCTTGAAGACGCCACCCACCGGTACCCCTCTGCCACCGAGACGATCGGCCTCCATAGCCGCCTGCGAGCTTTGCCGGGAGAAGAAAGCAAAGTGCGACAGCCGACGGCCGACCTGTGGACGGTGCTTAAGCAACGGCGTCCAGTGCACCTATACCACCAAGGTCAATGAGACGCTGACCCAGGCCGATAAAAGAGAGAAGGCGCGATACAAGAAAGAGCGGGATGACCTGTTACATCTTCTGACCTCGATCCGTGACAAGCCCCAACGCGAAGCCGAAAACATCTTTGCCCGCCTTCGCGTTTTCAACGACCCATTCGAGGTGTGTCAGTCTTTGAGGGATGCCGAGCTGCTGCCTTTTGTTTCTTCTAGCCCGGCCAAGCTCCCCTCTCCGTCCGACGCGAATGAAATCATCGACATACACGTCCCAGCTCGACCGTGGACAACGCTGGTCAACGATGCTGTTGTTTCGAGGCTGATGTCGCGCTTCTTCTCGCCTAGCTCCCAGCTATTCCCGGCTATTGACAGAGATGTCTTCGTCTCCGACATGCAAGCCAAGAATCTGACAACGTCCAAGTTGTGTTCACCTCTTCTTGCCAATGCCGTCTGCGCCATGCCTTGTTTTGAGTTGACCTCGAGCACCGGTCTTGTCGAGCTCTTCCTGAGCCAAGCGAAATCCATCCTCGAGCGAGAACATGGCCGACCCTCTCTGCCTACGGTTCTCGCTTTATACCTTTTATACCTGATATCAGCCTTGCTGGGCAGGGACCGTGCCGGCTTGCACTTTCGGCGGACGAGCCTTGACATGTTGGAATACCTGGATTTGGAGTCAAGAATAAAGTATTTGCGCGACGATGTTCCAGATCAGGCTCTCGAACGACGTGTGTTGTCGAAAGCTCTATGGGGGATTTTCGTGGCGGAGAG ACTTTTCGAATTGGACACCCCCATCCAGACATCACTTTGTGCTGACAATGCTCGCAATGCAGCGATGGCGGATGCCGACGGCGACGTCAATGGAAGATTGACGGACGCCTTGTGCAGCCTCGCCGAAATCCAATATACCATTGCCATGCATGAGGCTGAACAAAACACTGGTGTGGGTAGTGGGGAGGATATTAGGATACGGCAATCCATCCTTTTGCGGTGGAGGGTGCTGTGTGATTTGTTTTCAAATCAGCTTCAGGCAGAGACCAACTCGTCGTTGTCGAGCTGCTACGTCAGGTGA